A genomic region of Pseudomonas sp. KU43P contains the following coding sequences:
- a CDS encoding polysaccharide lyase family 7 protein, which translates to MTVNINNLTITTPVATSSTNPVALELSGSEAIEKLPGVVNVLPDGSVQFSAPTKGASSKSTHRTRCEWKEPVYWALDSADEHINLQEMTLTKVNSAQKVVISQLHVKDDDSPPVKVLWSKGNITLGFRKTFNQAEPVNTTLLKGVPLGTKFKVTIRALASGALTVTAECNGHAGSSGRLEMDSSWDSSLLNFHGGVYNQIDYTASTPTDDGSVCIISRLSRTHS; encoded by the coding sequence ATGACCGTAAACATCAACAACCTCACGATCACGACCCCCGTGGCCACTTCATCCACCAACCCCGTTGCGCTTGAGCTCAGCGGGTCTGAGGCGATCGAGAAATTGCCCGGTGTCGTGAACGTCCTGCCCGACGGATCAGTTCAGTTTTCGGCCCCTACCAAGGGTGCTTCGAGCAAGAGCACGCACCGCACGCGGTGTGAATGGAAAGAGCCGGTGTACTGGGCGCTGGACAGCGCCGATGAGCACATCAACTTGCAGGAGATGACGCTCACCAAGGTCAACTCCGCACAGAAAGTCGTCATCTCGCAACTGCATGTGAAAGACGACGACAGCCCCCCGGTGAAAGTCCTTTGGAGCAAAGGGAATATCACCCTGGGCTTCCGCAAGACCTTCAACCAGGCGGAGCCGGTGAACACCACGCTGCTCAAAGGTGTGCCGCTCGGCACGAAGTTCAAGGTCACTATCCGTGCACTTGCCTCGGGCGCCTTGACCGTGACCGCCGAGTGCAACGGCCATGCCGGGTCATCCGGCAGACTTGAAATGGATAGCTCTTGGGATTCTTCCCTGCTGAATTTCCACGGCGGTGTGTACAACCAGATCGATTACACCGCGTCCACTCCGACTGACGATGGCTCTGTCTGCATCATCAGCCGACTCTCGCGAACTCACAGCTAG
- a CDS encoding DUF2514 domain-containing protein, which translates to MEQLVAKLKVPLLILSLALLLASHWVAYQHGRSVEQASAGQVAAQRDSGDRLAEVIGERDARKEEQRRAQAQEDARAHAQEERTIADAGAAGADAAGQRLRDEGANLAATVSCPGSDTGAITRGQAATRAAMVLSELLARADERAGELAKAYDRARLAGLTCEASYNALIN; encoded by the coding sequence ATGGAACAACTGGTAGCGAAACTTAAGGTGCCGCTGTTGATCCTGTCTCTCGCTTTATTGCTGGCGTCGCACTGGGTTGCCTACCAGCACGGTCGATCTGTGGAGCAGGCGAGCGCCGGCCAAGTGGCAGCTCAGCGGGACAGCGGCGATCGCTTGGCGGAAGTGATTGGCGAGCGCGATGCAAGAAAGGAAGAACAACGACGCGCGCAAGCGCAGGAGGACGCGAGAGCCCATGCCCAGGAAGAACGAACGATTGCTGATGCTGGCGCTGCTGGTGCCGATGCTGCTGGCCAGCGGCTGCGCGACGAAGGTGCCAATCTCGCCGCCACCGTCAGTTGCCCCGGCTCGGATACCGGCGCTATTACCCGAGGCCAAGCAGCCACCCGCGCCGCTATGGTGCTCTCCGAACTGCTCGCACGGGCTGATGAACGAGCGGGAGAGCTGGCGAAAGCTTATGACCGCGCCAGGTTAGCTGGTTTGACGTGCGAGGCATCCTATAATGCGCTGATCAACTGA
- a CDS encoding DUF6527 family protein codes for MTIKTIGRCLGRGGDGSLWFFCNGCNLPHSLNVGAGPGPRWGYNGNAEAPTFTPSVLARYRMVSKETVCHSFVTDGRIQYLGDCTHSLAGETVDLPDWEASWNNW; via the coding sequence ATGACGATCAAGACGATTGGCCGATGCCTGGGCCGGGGCGGGGATGGTTCGCTCTGGTTCTTCTGCAATGGATGCAATTTGCCGCATAGCCTCAACGTTGGGGCAGGGCCAGGCCCTCGCTGGGGCTACAACGGAAATGCCGAGGCGCCGACGTTCACGCCGTCCGTACTGGCCCGGTACCGCATGGTCAGCAAAGAAACGGTCTGCCATTCATTCGTCACCGACGGACGTATCCAGTACCTAGGCGACTGCACCCACTCCCTGGCCGGTGAAACGGTAGACCTTCCTGATTGGGAGGCTTCATGGAACAACTGGTAG
- a CDS encoding structural protein P5 — translation MTQSQPRGVRNRNPGNIDFNPRNNWQGQIGKEPGGRFAIFDTPENGIRALGKLLINYRGKDGMPGVGGKGIDTVLETINRWAPSNENDTQAYAGAVAKRLGVRTTDPINIKDAVTLRGMVVSIIIHENGGNPYPAGIIDEGVRRALA, via the coding sequence ATGACCCAATCCCAGCCCCGGGGCGTGCGCAACCGCAACCCCGGCAATATCGATTTCAACCCTCGCAACAACTGGCAGGGCCAGATCGGCAAGGAACCTGGTGGCCGCTTCGCAATCTTCGACACGCCCGAGAATGGCATCCGCGCCCTGGGCAAGCTGCTCATCAACTACCGGGGCAAGGACGGTATGCCGGGCGTGGGCGGGAAGGGCATTGATACGGTGCTCGAAACCATCAACCGCTGGGCGCCAAGCAACGAGAACGACACCCAGGCCTACGCCGGCGCCGTGGCAAAGCGTCTGGGCGTGCGCACCACAGACCCTATCAATATCAAGGACGCGGTCACACTGCGCGGGATGGTGGTCAGCATCATCATTCATGAGAACGGCGGCAACCCGTATCCGGCGGGGATCATCGATGAGGGCGTGCGGAGGGCGCTGGCATGA
- a CDS encoding tail fiber assembly protein produces the protein MIIKLSPVRSDLQLAVFKAGEVMEINGVALDFSRLADGATLPSEAVGCEFVIAPVERVNGDLVLTLMLPHAADAPQAARFPVDIYPADGQVQLPGLELGDRLAATSGVIDWSQVVTAEAKAQAAAEQLFATVTADLGQRRAVADAAIAPLQDAVDIDEATTDEEARLKLWKKYRVALSRLPEQDGYPNEIDWPAPPA, from the coding sequence ATGATTATCAAGCTTTCTCCAGTTCGGTCTGACCTGCAGCTTGCCGTGTTCAAGGCTGGCGAAGTTATGGAAATCAACGGCGTGGCGCTGGACTTCTCCCGTTTGGCCGACGGCGCCACCTTGCCATCTGAGGCAGTCGGATGTGAGTTCGTTATCGCGCCGGTCGAGCGCGTAAACGGTGACCTGGTGCTTACCCTGATGTTGCCGCACGCGGCTGATGCTCCGCAGGCTGCTCGGTTCCCGGTAGATATCTACCCGGCCGATGGGCAGGTGCAACTCCCTGGCCTTGAGCTCGGTGATCGCCTCGCCGCGACTTCAGGCGTGATCGACTGGTCGCAGGTAGTCACCGCTGAAGCGAAGGCCCAGGCCGCCGCCGAGCAACTGTTTGCCACCGTGACCGCCGATCTCGGCCAGCGTCGTGCCGTCGCCGATGCTGCCATCGCCCCGTTGCAGGATGCCGTCGATATCGACGAAGCGACGACAGACGAAGAGGCGCGCCTCAAGCTCTGGAAGAAATACCGTGTCGCGCTTAGCCGCCTGCCTGAGCAGGATGGTTACCCCAACGAAATCGACTGGCCCGCGCCTCCGGCCTGA
- a CDS encoding phage tail protein, which produces MPWYRTGTVAITAGQTTVTGTGTNFSANGRVGDAFLGPDGRWYEVTNIASGAVLSILPAYQGATVSGGSYAITPVQGYTKTLADKFNDIANTWGSTLAGLGAVSTENVVPVTKGGTGGTTAALARSGLGLKAAAVADIAGTVSQSGGTPTGAILEQGSNANGHYIKYASGAMVCWGTATYTGGITSAAGGQYISPVGQTITWPVAFAGAAPVELGGGVTEGAYRVICVPYRANGSSGTMTFQLYLSSTADVIFSWKAIGRWF; this is translated from the coding sequence ATGCCCTGGTACAGGACAGGCACGGTCGCGATCACGGCCGGCCAAACAACGGTGACCGGTACCGGCACCAACTTTTCAGCAAACGGCAGGGTGGGCGATGCGTTCCTCGGCCCGGATGGGCGCTGGTATGAGGTGACCAACATCGCCAGTGGCGCGGTGCTGAGCATCCTGCCGGCTTATCAAGGTGCCACAGTGAGCGGAGGCTCCTACGCCATCACGCCGGTGCAGGGGTACACCAAGACCCTGGCCGACAAGTTCAACGACATCGCGAACACCTGGGGTTCGACGCTGGCCGGTCTGGGCGCAGTATCCACCGAGAACGTGGTGCCGGTGACCAAAGGCGGCACCGGAGGCACTACGGCGGCATTGGCCCGTAGTGGGCTCGGCCTGAAAGCGGCAGCCGTTGCCGACATCGCGGGCACGGTGAGCCAGAGCGGCGGCACGCCCACCGGCGCAATCCTTGAGCAGGGCAGCAACGCAAACGGGCATTACATAAAATATGCCAGCGGGGCGATGGTTTGCTGGGGGACGGCGACATACACCGGAGGAATTACCTCCGCAGCTGGCGGGCAATACATTTCGCCAGTGGGCCAAACGATTACCTGGCCAGTGGCGTTCGCGGGCGCCGCCCCAGTTGAGTTGGGTGGCGGTGTAACAGAGGGGGCCTACCGGGTTATTTGTGTGCCGTATCGCGCCAACGGTTCGAGCGGAACGATGACATTCCAGCTGTACCTTTCCTCGACAGCGGACGTTATCTTTTCTTGGAAGGCCATCGGGAGGTGGTTCTAA
- a CDS encoding phage tail protein, with protein MGAAAHLDITGAKGGESKPKTPVEAPDSLQSTNIAKILLAVGEGEFDGTPTDRDIYLDNTPIMDASGNVNFPGVKWEWRRGSVEQDYIHGIPSIESENTVNVELRSDSPFTRSLSNTQLSAVRVRMSWPRLVSRDSSGNANGYRIEYAIDIATDGGAYVEAHLGAVDGKTTNGYQRSVRVNLPKATTGWMMRVRRITPNANSGTVGDTMTIAGYTEIIDQKLSYPNTALLYLEFDAQQFQNIPAVTVDCRAKLWPVPSNYDPATRTYTGVWDGTFKQAWTNNPAFVTYGLCVEDRFGLGKRIKSWMVDKWEMYRIAQYCDQLVPDGVGGQEPRYLCDMNLQGRAEAWTLLRDLAAIYRGMVYWAHGSLFMQADMPRAQDIDYVFTRVNVIDGDFVYGGAERNTHYSRALVSYDNPANNYDTDVIPVTDNALQRRYRDRPVEISAIGCTRASEAQRRGKWALLSNNQDRTVTFKTGMEGRIPLPGFVIPVADELVSGRPNGGRISAAAGRVVTLDRDTPIKAGDRLILNLPNGTAQARTVQSVAGRAVTVTTAYSVQPEPELQWAIDYDDLAVQLFRVLKTTRTQEGEYEITALEFNPSKFAAIDTGAKLDERPISVIPITTVQPPASVSLTSAYAVDQGIAVSTMTIAWPAVQGAVAYDVEWRKDNGNWIRLQRTGTTSVDVVGIYAGAYLARVRAVSSFDITSIWRDSILTELKGKEGLPPSVSLLTTESLIFGISLKWGIPPGAEDTQRTEIWYGPGNDLESATKLADLAYPQTEYVMQGLAAGVSFFFWARLVDRTGNIGPWYPVGGGVLGQSGSDAGPILELISGQITESELGQELLREIEKISGDFPGSVSDRINEAKQELEDLITELTDPLEYVATNAYAQDDAVRFGRRLYMAIAPVPAAADGSNAPPNPTYWVDIGSIASTANGLAQAVAKNTTDIATVDGKIEVTAAMLQAVQSAYRDDNGEGDLNDALRGWDTLAKVSEESRTRATQNEAMASRVTTVEARVDDNTGSIRSLEQTVVTNEQATASRFTDVNTKVGSNTANISQLEKTVTDNESSTASRLQTVNARVDNAETSISNEELARVSGDEALGQRIGYMEASFSPPQGDRDDSGEGELAGALKGWENTAKIADESKVRASEIEVQARRTETLEVSFNSALDKTNGEVQKTSASVQVTSQALAALDNKASTMWSVKMQVNTQGQYVAAGIGLGIENGPAGLQSQFLVSADRFAVVNGINGTLSSPFAVQGGQVFMNDAFIQDGTITNAKIGSYISSTNYVAGQQGWILNKSGTFEINGTVAGQGRLLINNQRLRIYHANGNLAIDLGVNV; from the coding sequence ATGGGCGCAGCGGCTCACCTGGACATCACCGGCGCCAAGGGCGGCGAGAGCAAGCCGAAAACTCCCGTCGAGGCGCCGGACAGCCTGCAGTCGACGAACATCGCCAAGATCCTGTTGGCCGTGGGCGAGGGCGAGTTCGACGGCACGCCGACCGATCGCGACATTTACCTCGACAACACGCCGATCATGGACGCCAGCGGCAATGTGAACTTCCCGGGTGTGAAGTGGGAGTGGCGCCGCGGGAGCGTTGAGCAGGATTACATCCATGGCATTCCCTCAATCGAGAGCGAGAACACCGTCAACGTTGAGCTGCGCAGTGACAGCCCGTTCACGCGCTCACTGAGCAACACGCAGCTGTCTGCGGTGCGCGTGCGCATGTCCTGGCCACGCTTGGTGAGCCGGGACAGCAGTGGCAACGCCAACGGCTACCGCATCGAGTACGCCATCGATATCGCCACTGATGGCGGGGCGTATGTTGAAGCGCACCTGGGCGCCGTCGACGGCAAAACCACGAACGGCTACCAGCGCTCTGTGCGGGTCAATCTGCCTAAAGCAACGACCGGCTGGATGATGCGCGTCCGCCGGATCACCCCGAACGCCAATAGCGGCACCGTTGGCGACACGATGACCATTGCCGGCTACACGGAAATCATCGATCAGAAGCTCAGTTATCCGAACACCGCGCTCCTCTACCTCGAGTTCGACGCCCAACAGTTTCAGAACATCCCAGCGGTAACCGTGGACTGCAGGGCCAAGCTGTGGCCCGTGCCGAGCAACTACGACCCGGCGACCCGTACCTACACCGGCGTATGGGACGGCACCTTCAAACAGGCCTGGACCAACAACCCGGCGTTCGTCACCTACGGCCTGTGCGTTGAGGACCGTTTTGGCCTGGGAAAACGCATCAAGTCGTGGATGGTCGACAAGTGGGAGATGTACCGAATCGCGCAGTACTGCGACCAGCTGGTACCGGACGGGGTGGGCGGGCAGGAGCCGCGCTATCTGTGCGACATGAACCTGCAGGGCCGCGCCGAAGCTTGGACGCTGCTACGTGACTTGGCCGCCATCTACCGAGGCATGGTGTACTGGGCCCACGGTTCTCTGTTCATGCAGGCAGACATGCCGCGCGCCCAAGACATCGACTACGTCTTCACCCGTGTCAACGTCATTGATGGCGACTTCGTGTATGGCGGTGCAGAGCGCAATACGCACTACAGCCGCGCTCTGGTCAGCTACGACAACCCGGCCAACAACTACGACACCGACGTCATCCCGGTTACCGACAACGCGCTCCAGCGCCGGTACCGGGACCGCCCGGTGGAGATCTCGGCCATCGGTTGCACCCGTGCATCCGAGGCTCAGCGCCGCGGGAAATGGGCTCTGCTGAGCAACAACCAGGATCGGACCGTCACCTTCAAGACCGGCATGGAGGGCCGTATCCCGCTGCCAGGGTTCGTCATCCCCGTGGCTGACGAGCTGGTGTCGGGCCGTCCGAATGGCGGACGGATTTCTGCGGCTGCCGGCCGCGTCGTGACACTGGACCGTGACACGCCGATCAAAGCCGGTGACCGCCTGATCCTGAACCTGCCTAACGGCACAGCCCAGGCGCGCACAGTGCAATCGGTCGCGGGGCGCGCGGTGACGGTAACCACGGCGTACAGCGTACAGCCTGAGCCTGAGCTGCAATGGGCGATTGATTACGACGACCTGGCCGTGCAGCTCTTCCGCGTGCTGAAGACCACTCGCACCCAGGAGGGCGAGTACGAGATCACCGCACTTGAGTTCAACCCGAGCAAGTTCGCGGCGATCGACACCGGTGCCAAGTTGGATGAGCGCCCGATCAGCGTCATCCCGATCACGACGGTGCAGCCACCGGCCAGCGTCTCGCTGACCTCGGCCTATGCCGTCGATCAAGGCATCGCCGTCAGCACCATGACCATCGCCTGGCCGGCAGTGCAGGGTGCGGTGGCTTACGACGTGGAATGGCGCAAGGACAATGGCAACTGGATACGCCTGCAGCGTACTGGCACCACCTCGGTCGACGTGGTGGGTATCTACGCTGGCGCCTACCTGGCCAGAGTGCGCGCCGTCAGTTCGTTCGACATCACGTCGATCTGGCGCGATTCGATCCTGACCGAGCTGAAGGGCAAGGAAGGTTTGCCGCCCTCGGTTAGCTTACTGACCACTGAATCGCTCATTTTCGGCATTTCGCTGAAGTGGGGGATCCCGCCAGGCGCCGAGGACACCCAGCGGACGGAAATCTGGTACGGGCCGGGCAACGACCTGGAGTCAGCGACCAAGCTGGCCGACCTGGCCTACCCGCAGACCGAATACGTCATGCAGGGCCTGGCTGCAGGCGTGTCGTTCTTCTTCTGGGCACGCCTGGTGGATCGAACCGGCAATATCGGCCCGTGGTATCCGGTCGGGGGTGGAGTGCTGGGGCAGTCAGGGTCGGATGCGGGCCCTATTTTGGAGCTGATCAGTGGCCAGATCACCGAGAGTGAACTCGGCCAGGAGCTTCTGCGCGAAATCGAGAAAATCTCGGGCGACTTCCCGGGCTCTGTCAGCGACCGGATCAACGAGGCGAAACAGGAACTGGAGGATCTGATCACCGAACTGACCGACCCGCTTGAATACGTGGCCACCAACGCGTACGCCCAGGATGATGCTGTGCGCTTCGGCCGCCGGCTGTACATGGCCATTGCGCCGGTGCCGGCGGCTGCCGATGGCAGCAATGCCCCGCCGAATCCGACCTACTGGGTAGACATCGGCAGCATTGCCTCGACGGCGAACGGGTTGGCACAGGCGGTGGCCAAGAACACTACGGACATCGCCACAGTCGACGGCAAGATCGAAGTTACCGCGGCCATGCTCCAGGCCGTGCAGTCAGCTTACCGGGACGATAACGGCGAGGGCGACCTCAATGATGCGCTACGGGGCTGGGACACGCTGGCGAAGGTCTCCGAAGAGTCGCGCACCAGGGCGACCCAGAACGAGGCTATGGCCAGCCGGGTGACCACCGTTGAAGCTCGCGTAGATGACAACACGGGCAGCATCCGCAGCCTGGAGCAAACCGTCGTCACCAACGAGCAGGCTACGGCCAGCAGGTTCACGGACGTGAATACCAAAGTTGGCAGCAACACGGCCAACATCTCGCAGTTGGAGAAAACGGTTACCGACAACGAGTCGTCAACGGCATCCCGCCTGCAGACGGTCAACGCCCGTGTCGATAATGCGGAAACGTCGATCAGCAACGAGGAATTGGCCCGTGTATCTGGTGACGAGGCTTTGGGGCAACGAATTGGTTACATGGAGGCTTCATTCAGTCCGCCGCAAGGCGATCGCGACGACAGCGGCGAGGGAGAGCTGGCTGGAGCGCTGAAGGGCTGGGAGAACACCGCCAAGATTGCCGACGAATCGAAGGTGCGGGCTTCAGAGATCGAAGTCCAGGCACGCCGAACCGAGACGCTGGAGGTGTCGTTCAACTCGGCGCTGGATAAAACCAACGGTGAGGTGCAAAAGACCAGCGCGTCCGTGCAGGTCACCAGTCAAGCCCTGGCAGCGCTAGACAACAAGGCCAGCACCATGTGGTCGGTGAAGATGCAGGTCAATACCCAAGGTCAGTACGTGGCCGCCGGCATCGGCCTGGGCATCGAGAACGGCCCGGCCGGCCTGCAAAGCCAGTTTCTGGTGTCGGCAGACAGGTTTGCTGTGGTCAACGGCATCAACGGCACGCTCTCGTCGCCCTTTGCGGTGCAGGGTGGCCAGGTCTTCATGAACGATGCCTTCATCCAAGACGGCACGATCACCAACGCCAAGATCGGCAGCTACATCAGCTCGACCAACTACGTAGCCGGCCAGCAGGGCTGGATCCTGAACAAAAGCGGAACGTTTGAGATCAACGGCACTGTGGCGGGGCAGGGGCGCCTGCTGATTAACAACCAGCGCCTGCGCATCTATCACGCGAACGGCAACCTGGCGATCGACCTGGGAGTGAACGTATGA